A window of Paraburkholderia sp. ZP32-5 genomic DNA:
GATTTCGTCCCACGGATCGATATGAAAATCGTTGCGCGCGTTCGGACCTTTGATGACCTGAAAGATGAAGTCGGTTTTCTTGAAGACCTCGCGATTGCCAATGGCGCCGAGCGAAGTCGGCAGATTCTCCTCCGTCCACGCTTCCAGATTAAATGCCTCAGGTATCTTCATGTTCTGCTCCTGCATGATGATTTGAATCGATGTGCCGGCGCTATGCCGACAGTGCGCCTGTATACGCCCGGGTAAGGAGCGCGCGAACGTCGCAGGTATTGACGGGTCGCGGGTTCGCCACAGGCGTTTCCAGAACCTTTTGCGCCACTTCCGGTATCTGTTCGATCGTCAGACCCAATTCCCGAAGCGACCTGGGTGCACCGTGCAGCGCGGAAAATCCGGCAAGGCCTCCGGCGAAAGTCTGTTCGGGGAACAGGTCGGCGAGCGGTGCCAAAGCCGCCGCATGATCGAAGTTCCATTCGACCGAATACGGCAAAAGCACGGTATGAGTCTGCGCATGCGGAAGGCCGAAGGCGCCGCCGAGGACGTGGCAGATGCGGTGATGCAATCCCATCCCCACCTGCGATAACACTTCGCCGCAAAGCCAGGAGCCGGTCAGGCAAAGCTGCGCCGCATGATCGGAGGATTGCTGCGATGCCGCCCACTCCCGCAGCCCGCCGATCATCTTTCGAATTCCTGTTTCAGCCAGAGCATGTGTGAGCGGATTAGCCTGCGGCGCATAGAGCGCTTCGATTGCGTGAGCCACCGCATTGATGCCGCTGCATACCGCGACATCGAGTGGCAGGCTCCGAAGTAGCGAGTGATCGTAGATGACCGTTTTCGGCAGCACCGCGGGATTTCTCACGGTCTGCTTTGCGCCGTTCGCCGTCAGGCCGAAATTCCACGTGACTTCGGAACCGGAAAAATTGGTTGGTACTGCAATAATCGGAAGACCCAGACGATCGCTAACCGCTTTCGCGGTATCGAGCGAAGAACCGCCGCCGAACGCAAGGAGTCCATCGGCGTCGCAATTTCGCGCTGCATCGGTCGCATTGATCACACTGGCTTCGGGTACGTGCGAGACGATGCCGGTGAAACGGTCCGCGATCAGACGCTGCACGGCGTCGCCCGCGACGGCATCGAAACGGCGTGCCAGCTCTTCAGAACTCAGCAGCAGAAACCGCCGAATACCCACCGAAGTAAGCTCGTCCGCCAGCACTTCGGCAAACGGTGAGCACCAAACGATGCGATGCTCGAACAGATCGATTGCGAAATTGGCAGCGCTCGCGCTATCGGCCATACGACCACCCCCATCGCTCGAGCGAGGCAATCGCGAACAGCCCGGCGCGATAGAACGGTTCGTCGCCAAGCCATGCATCCACTTGCGGCTTCGAACCGGCTTCGAGAATCAGGCAGGTGCCGATAACCCGATCTTCGGCGTCATATAGCGGGCCTCCATGAACCATCGTCACCGGCGCGGGCCGGCGAACGTACTCGCGATGCGCGTCGATCAGCACGTCGCGCATTCGCTGCGACTCGGCGTGATCGATGCCGCGAAATACGAAGAAAAACTTATCCAATTGAAACTCCGCTGATGTCGCTCGCGGCGCGATCGGGTGGACCCCGGTCGCTCGGCCAGAGGTGACTATCGACGCCAGTATCGTGACGGGACCCGCCGAAGTCGAATGAATTTGTCCTCCGCCGGCTTGCCACTTCGGTTAAGTCTTCCGATACGAATGGCGCGAGAGTCGCCCGTGTCACAGGGGGTACGCACACGCCTTGGGCGTGTTACCCCGCTGCTGGACATGCTTGAGATTTTGTCACCGACGCTCTGGAGAGCCAGTGCGAAGCCATTGCCGCCGTTATTCGTATCGGTCAGTTATCAGACCATCTTGTTCGGGCGTTACTCGAAGCAACGCCAGGGCAACGACGCTTTTGGGCGGTACGCCAGATTTGGCGAAGGGCGGGTAGTGGGGGAAACGGGATTTCAAACTAATCGAATTTGCCGGCCAGCAGCGCGCCAAATTGCTTGGGGCGCTCCTCGATATTCAGCATTCGCAGGCAGTGCCATACCGCTGCCTGATTGCTTGCGACGACAGGTACGCCGAGCAGGCTCTCAATCTGCCCGATCACGCCGCTTATCTGGATACCGGCGCAGCTAACCAGCAGGCCATCAATCTGCCACCCCAGCATCGACTTTGCCGTCTCGACCCACTGCGCGGGTGAAATACGGCCTTGATCGACGGGGTTACCGCAAGGCGTACCCGCACATACGACCACGTCGTACCCTTGGCTGCTCAGGAATTCGACTTCATGATCGACCACTTCCTGCGGGTACGGTGTCATCAAACCGATGTACCTGAATTTCGCCGCCTTCATGCCGGCCATGACGGCTTCAATCGTCGTGGTCGATTTCACGCCGGTTGCCTGCTCGACGCGCGCGTTGATCACTTCGGGGCCGACCACGATGCCCGCCGCGGTGCAGTTCAGCAGCATCAAATCGACTTCGGCATCGGCGCAGAGACTGGCGTGCTTCTCGATATCGTTCACGAGTGCCGCATCGTCTTCAAGACCCGTTTTACGGAATGGCAGACGCGTCGTCACGAATTGCACGCCTTCCGGCGCCATGATTTGAGTCTCGAAATCGCACTGCCCACCGGACGGATATAACTGTCCGATTTTTGCTCGCCAACCGAATCCCTGCGACATCGTGAATACCTCGTTCAGAGTGCGCTCAATAGCGCCTGTAATTGCGCCTGCAACTGCTCCGCAGTAGTCGACTCGTAGACTGCAAGCGCAACCATCATTGCGATGCGCAGTTTCTGCGGCGCAAGATCATTGCCCGAAAGGATGCCATCGGCTTTCAGAAAGCGCTGCACCGGCACACAGCCGCGCGCGGCACGACTCGATTGCACCACGACTACACCCTGCTCGACGGCCCGCCGATAGGCTGCAATCTCGCCGGATGCGGGGCGCCCCGGCACCAGCCCGGCACTGATAATACAGCGCGAACCCGCTTGCACCAACGCGTCAATAACGGTGCCGTCCGCGCCCGCATATGACAACACGATATCGACACGCGGCAACGTGATCGATTCGTCGTCGAGCAGCTTGTGTGCAAACGAATTGATCTGCGCGGCCTTGCGCCGCCACGTCACCGAACCGTCGGGCTCGACGCGCGCCAGCGGACCGAATGGCGGCGCTTCGAATGCATTCAGTTCGAAGCTCGCGGCTTTCGTTACATCGCGTGCATCGAAGAGCCAGCCATCCATCGCAACCAGCACGCCGGCATTGCGTGAGCCCGGTGTGCTCGCCGCGCTAATGGCGGCACGCAGATTGGCAGGTACGTCGCTCCCCGCTGTATTCGCGGGTCTCTGCGCACCCGTGATAATCACCGGCTGTTCGATATCCAGCACGATTTGCAGGAACCACGCGGTTTCCTCCATCGTCGCGGTGCCGTGCGTGACGACAAATCCGGTGATCGACGGATCGGCCTTTGCAGACCTGTCGATCAGACGCGCGAGTTCGAGCCAGTCGGTCGGCTGAATCGCGACGCTACCGAGGCTGCGAAAGTCGATCGGCACGATTTCAACGCCGGGTGCCAATTCACCGAGCGTTTCCAGCAAATGCCCGATTGGATGCACAATGCCGCTGTCGGCGTATTCGACCCAGTCGAACGGGTCTCGCGCATGCATGGCGAAGGTGCCGCCGGTGCCGATCACCGCGACACGCGGTTTGCGTTGAATGCTCATGCTTATCCGTAGAGTTTGATGAAGATCTGACCGTCCTCGACACGCACCTGATGAGCACGCGTATCCCGAACGATGGGCGCCGTGCAGGCCTTGCCGTCGCGCACATCGACCAGCCCGCCATGTAGCGGACATTCGATCTCGTGACCTTCCAGATACCCTTCGCTCAGCAGCGCGTAGCCATGGGTACAGATATCGTCGATTGCGAAAATATCGTTGTCCACGCGGAACACACCGACCTTGACGCCCTCGAGTACGAGGCCCTTACAGTCGTTGTCACCGAACAATTCCTCGGGCGACCCGACCGCGTACCAGCCATCCACCGGCGGCGCAGTGCGTGTTTCGTCAGCCGGGATGATAGGAATAACGCTCACGGTAAATCCTTTATTCGTATGGTTTCATTGCGCCAATGAGGTCGCGAAGATGCTCGATGCCGCGACGTTCACAGAACGCATGGAGTTGATCGATGATGGTCGGCATGATGCCGGGCGAGCGAAAATTCGCGGTACCTACCTGCACCGCGGTACAGCCTGCCAGCATGAATTCGACGACGTCCTCCGCCGAGCCGATGCCACCGCAACCAATCACCGGAATGGATACCGCCTTCGCACATTGGTAGGCCATTCTCAGCATGATGGGTTTCGTCGCCGCGCCCGTGATTCCGCCCATTACGTTGGCGACGCGCGGCATGCACGTTTCAACGTCGATCGCCATCGCGAGAATTGCGTTACCCACGATAAGCGCATCCGCGCCGGCTTCCTGCGCCGCCTTCGCCACGTCGATAAGGTTGCCCGCGTTCGGGGTCATCTTGGCCCACACGGGCACGCCGGCTGCCTTCATGGCCCGCACAACCAGATACGTCGCCTCGGGGTCCATGCCGAACGCCTTGCCGTCTTTCTTCAGATTCGGACACGACACATTGGCTTCGAGCGCTGCAATTCCGGATCCGGCCAGTTTGGTTGCGAGCGCGCCGAATTCTTCGACCGTGTCGGCCGAAATGCTGCCAATAAGCGGTGGCGTGAAGCGCCGATAAAACGGCACCGTGGTATTCAGGTAGTAATCGACGCCCTTGCTCGGAATACCGATCGAAAATAGCGTGGCGTCACGAAATTCGGCGACGCGCGGCGGCGGCACACCTTCACGGACATCATGTGTGATGGTCTTGGTGACGATCGCGCCAAGACGGTTCAGGTCGAATACCCGGGCATGACCCTCCGCGAATGTGCCGGACCCAGGCATCACCGGATTGTCCAGTTGCACGCTGCCAATCTCGACGCTTAAATCCGACATCACGCTACTTCCCGGAGATTGAAGACAGGACCATCCCAGCACACCCGCTTATAGGTGAAGTCGTCGCAGCTGGTGCGCATCGGTAGCACGCACGCGTAGCATGAGCCAACGCCGCAGCCCATTCTCTGTTCCACCGCGACTTCACCGGCTATTCCCCATTCGCTGGCAAGCCGATGCATCAGTGCGGTAATCCGCTTCGATCCGCATGTGGCGATGTAATCGAAAGGACGCGCCGCGTGCAGCCAACGCAGTTGTTCTTCGAGTTGTTTGATATCGCTGGTACCGTCTTCGTCGGAAACCACTTCGACATGGCCGCATGATTCGCGCAACCGCGCTTCGGACATCACGAGCGCACGTGTCCGCGCACTCAATACTGCTGTCACTTCCGCACCGCACGCTGCGGAATGAGCGGCGAGTGGACAGAGCGTCGCCAGGCCAACACCGCGTGCAATCAACAATACGTGCTTCGTTGCGGCCGGTGGGGCAAAGCCTTTTCCTAAAGGCCCGAGCGCGTTGAGAATGTCTTTCGGCCGCAACGCAGCGAGTGCCTGCGTACCGGCACCGTGAACTTTGTAGAGGAATTCAAGCTGGTCAGGCGCCGCACGATAAACGCTCATTGGGCGCCGCAGAAATGCATCGCCGCATTGCAGATGGAAGAACTGCCCCGGCAAAGCGAGTGCCGCACGATGCGGTGGCAACAGAATCAGATGACGATATTCCGCGTTGACCGGCTCGTTGCTGATCACCTCGCACAGATGCTCGACAATCTCTGGTTCAACGTTGTCATGTGCTGTCATGATGCGGATCGCTGGCGAATTGCATCGAGTCCGGCAAGTGCGCTGGAGACAGGCAACGTCGTGTCGGCAAGTTCCATCATCTGCAGATCGCTGAAGCGCATATAGCTGATCAACCAACGACCCTCTTCGAACCGGTATCTTTCGTGCGTGACCGCGCCAAGCCACACTGCACGCGCAGTGTCCGAGCGAATGGCCACTTGCATAAGACGCCAGTACGCCTCGGCTTCGTTACCGTTCGCGCTGACGCGAATCGATTCGCTGGTGTAGTAATGCATCGCGAAGCGCCACGGCGAGCGCCTGAACCATGCGTGCAGCGCTTCGCGGCCGGTCAGATCGTCGCCGAAATCATTACCGCCGGCCCATACCGCATCGTGCGTAAAACATGCGGCCTGCTCGCCTGCAATGCGATCCATCTGATCGCTCGGGATACGCTCGTAGTCGGACGTATATTTCGCGTCGGCCAGCGCGCTGTAATGGGCTTTCAACGCGCGGATCGCTTCGATGGCTTCGAGTCGAAGCACGCGTGTTTCCAGACTGCTGCCCGACTCCGCCGGCATCGGCTCGAATGAACGTACGATGGTCATACAAAGCTCTTCAAAGCAATAGCGGGGTCGGCCAGTTTCATGCGGTCAACCGGCTTGCGGCTTTCGACCAGCCCTTCCAGGAAACGACGCTCCCGGCCCTGGTTGATCAAAACGCCCCCCTGCACGATGCCATCACGCACGAGCAGGATCGATGCCGGGCCTTCGTCAGGCAACCCG
This region includes:
- a CDS encoding maleylacetate reductase; protein product: MADSASAANFAIDLFEHRIVWCSPFAEVLADELTSVGIRRFLLLSSEELARRFDAVAGDAVQRLIADRFTGIVSHVPEASVINATDAARNCDADGLLAFGGGSSLDTAKAVSDRLGLPIIAVPTNFSGSEVTWNFGLTANGAKQTVRNPAVLPKTVIYDHSLLRSLPLDVAVCSGINAVAHAIEALYAPQANPLTHALAETGIRKMIGGLREWAASQQSSDHAAQLCLTGSWLCGEVLSQVGMGLHHRICHVLGGAFGLPHAQTHTVLLPYSVEWNFDHAAALAPLADLFPEQTFAGGLAGFSALHGAPRSLRELGLTIEQIPEVAQKVLETPVANPRPVNTCDVRALLTRAYTGALSA
- a CDS encoding YciI family protein, with product MDKFFFVFRGIDHAESQRMRDVLIDAHREYVRRPAPVTMVHGGPLYDAEDRVIGTCLILEAGSKPQVDAWLGDEPFYRAGLFAIASLERWGWSYGR
- a CDS encoding maleate cis-trans isomerase family protein, translating into MSQGFGWRAKIGQLYPSGGQCDFETQIMAPEGVQFVTTRLPFRKTGLEDDAALVNDIEKHASLCADAEVDLMLLNCTAAGIVVGPEVINARVEQATGVKSTTTIEAVMAGMKAAKFRYIGLMTPYPQEVVDHEVEFLSSQGYDVVVCAGTPCGNPVDQGRISPAQWVETAKSMLGWQIDGLLVSCAGIQISGVIGQIESLLGVPVVASNQAAVWHCLRMLNIEERPKQFGALLAGKFD
- a CDS encoding asparaginase, producing MSIQRKPRVAVIGTGGTFAMHARDPFDWVEYADSGIVHPIGHLLETLGELAPGVEIVPIDFRSLGSVAIQPTDWLELARLIDRSAKADPSITGFVVTHGTATMEETAWFLQIVLDIEQPVIITGAQRPANTAGSDVPANLRAAISAASTPGSRNAGVLVAMDGWLFDARDVTKAASFELNAFEAPPFGPLARVEPDGSVTWRRKAAQINSFAHKLLDDESITLPRVDIVLSYAGADGTVIDALVQAGSRCIISAGLVPGRPASGEIAAYRRAVEQGVVVVQSSRAARGCVPVQRFLKADGILSGNDLAPQKLRIAMMVALAVYESTTAEQLQAQLQALLSAL
- a CDS encoding non-heme iron oxygenase ferredoxin subunit, producing the protein MSVIPIIPADETRTAPPVDGWYAVGSPEELFGDNDCKGLVLEGVKVGVFRVDNDIFAIDDICTHGYALLSEGYLEGHEIECPLHGGLVDVRDGKACTAPIVRDTRAHQVRVEDGQIFIKLYG
- a CDS encoding dihydroorotate dehydrogenase, with translation MSDLSVEIGSVQLDNPVMPGSGTFAEGHARVFDLNRLGAIVTKTITHDVREGVPPPRVAEFRDATLFSIGIPSKGVDYYLNTTVPFYRRFTPPLIGSISADTVEEFGALATKLAGSGIAALEANVSCPNLKKDGKAFGMDPEATYLVVRAMKAAGVPVWAKMTPNAGNLIDVAKAAQEAGADALIVGNAILAMAIDVETCMPRVANVMGGITGAATKPIMLRMAYQCAKAVSIPVIGCGGIGSAEDVVEFMLAGCTAVQVGTANFRSPGIMPTIIDQLHAFCERRGIEHLRDLIGAMKPYE
- a CDS encoding dihydroorotate dehydrogenase electron transfer subunit, whose product is MTAHDNVEPEIVEHLCEVISNEPVNAEYRHLILLPPHRAALALPGQFFHLQCGDAFLRRPMSVYRAAPDQLEFLYKVHGAGTQALAALRPKDILNALGPLGKGFAPPAATKHVLLIARGVGLATLCPLAAHSAACGAEVTAVLSARTRALVMSEARLRESCGHVEVVSDEDGTSDIKQLEEQLRWLHAARPFDYIATCGSKRITALMHRLASEWGIAGEVAVEQRMGCGVGSCYACVLPMRTSCDDFTYKRVCWDGPVFNLREVA
- a CDS encoding nuclear transport factor 2 family protein; translation: MTIVRSFEPMPAESGSSLETRVLRLEAIEAIRALKAHYSALADAKYTSDYERIPSDQMDRIAGEQAACFTHDAVWAGGNDFGDDLTGREALHAWFRRSPWRFAMHYYTSESIRVSANGNEAEAYWRLMQVAIRSDTARAVWLGAVTHERYRFEEGRWLISYMRFSDLQMMELADTTLPVSSALAGLDAIRQRSAS